cgtcgtggcatggactttacaaggtgtcgaaagcattccacagcgatgttggcccatgttgactccaatgcttcccacagttgtatcaagttggctggatgtcctttgggtggtggaccatttttgatacacacaggaaattgttgagcatgaaaaacccagcagtgttacagttcttgacacactcaaaccggtgcacctggcacctaccataccctgttcaaagacacttcaatattttgtcttgcccattcaccctctgaatggcacacatacacaatccatgtctcaattgtctcaaggcttaaaaatccttatttaacccgtctcctctccttcatctacactgattgaagtggatttagtaAGGAATCaaaactttcacctggattcacctggtcagtctatgtcatggaaagagcaggtgttcctaatgtttagtacACCCAGTGTATTACCTAATTCACAATATTTGCTCAACTACATTTTTGGAGCCGCAAAAACGTCCTGCATTTTGATTTTGGATATGACTAAAGTACTGTACTTGAGTTCATAGGCATAGTGAGGATAAGTCTTTGGTAATAGATGACCCCATACCAGGGCAAGTTGAACAGCTGACATGTCAGCACACAAGAGTTGCTGTACCGTAAATACCTCTATGCCTGTGTAGTTGAGCTTATTGAAGCTGGAGTGATACTATTCCAATTTTAAAAGTAGTGTGCAGCTCTGTGAAGTACCCGCTCTTCTGCAGGTCTGAAATGTACTGTCTAGGACTGGAGTTTTTGAGAACTGTACTGCTTTAAATAGTATTATGGGACATTTATGGCTTTGGTTTATTGCACAATAAACTCATCTGAATTCGAATCTGAACAATAATTATCCTGGATAGAAAAAGAGAGATGCTTATAAACTCATTTTGACAATACATCTATTCAGTGTATGTAATCATGAAGAGTGGAGACAGTTGAGTTAGTGCACTGTACAGACCTGACAGAGCAGCAGCAGTTATTTTTGAGATGTGGCCTAACGTCATGGTCATCTAAGGGATGTTCTAGAAGGCAGTTGCACGGCTGGCACCACCAGCTGTCGTGTTGGGTTACTGTGACCTCTCGGAGACAAGCCTGCCATAACATAGAGCCACTTAAGACAAGATCTGGGCCCAATTTAGATCTCCTCCACTCAACTCAAGATAACTTTCCCATCTCCGGGGACACAATACCCAGAGCCCAGACCAAAGATTTGGAGTCGACTGAGTTTAAGGGATTCAGAATGTATTCTTATTACTTGTCTCAATTACAAAACCAAGCAAAGAAGTCCATAGTCAATTCTGGCTGCATGGCCCATGTTGGAAGTAGGGGAGAGCGGGGACAATTGTAACAAGGGACACACTCAATAACACAAATTAGAAACAACCTAGAGTGCTGTTATTCAATGTTCTTAAAAAAGTGAAATATTTTGCAGACTTTGACAACTGTTTTGTATTGACCTGTCTAACATTCTCAATTTATCTAAACCGACTGTATATAATACTATCAGTAATCTTATTGGTATAGTTTTCATATTGGTATAGTTGATGGAGGAtagacagtgccttcggaaagtattcagccccttgactttttccacattttgtttagtcacagccttattctaaaattgattttttttttattatcctcatcaatctacacaaaataccccataatgaccaaagcaaaacatttttgttgttgttgtaaatgtaaaaaaaataaacaatataaatgccttatttacataagtattcagaccctttgctatgagactcaacattgagctcaggtgcatcctgtttccattgatcatccttgagatgtttctacaacttgattggagtctacccgtggtaaattcaattgattggacatgatttggaaaggcacacacctgtctatataaggtcccacagttgacagtgcatgtcagagcaaaaaccaagccatgaggttgaaggaaatgtccgtagaactccgagacaggattgtgtcgaggcacagatctggggaagggtaccaaaaaatgtctgcaaaattgaaggtccccaagaacaccgtggcctccatcattcttaaatggaagaagtttggaaccaccaagactcttcctaaagctggccacccggccaaactgagcaatcgggggagaagggccttggtcagggaggtgaccaagaagccgatggtcactctgacagagctctagagttcctctgtggacatgggagaaccttccacaaGGTCAaccctctctgcagcactccaccaatcaggcctttatggtggccagacggaagccactcctcaataaaaggcacatgagagcccgcttggagcttgccaaaaggcacctaaagactcagaccctgagaaacaagattatctggtctgatgacaccaagattgaactctttggcctgaatgccaagcatcacgtctggaggaaacctggcaccatccctacggtgaagcatggtggtggcggcatcatgctgtggggatgtttttcagcggcagggactgggagactagtcaggatcgagggaaagatgaacggagcaaagtacagagagatccttgatgaaaacctgctccagaccgctcaggacctccgactggggcgaaagttgaccttccaacaggacaatgaccataagcacacagccaagacaatgcaggagtggcttagggacaagtctctgaatgtccttgagtggcccagccagagccaggacttgaacccgatcaaacatttctggagagacctgaaaatagctgtgcaattttaagaaaaataagtgttaattaaacaatagataagtaaaaaataaaagcagaaaaATAACAGTAAGAGTAaaagtagcgaggctatatacagggggcaccggtacagagtcaatgtgcgggggcaccggttagtcgaggtaattgaggtcttcttgggtatgacgctacaagcttgagaggatctgcagagaagaatgggagaaactccccaaatacaggtgtgccaagcttgtagcctcgctactgttatttttactgttattttactgcttttattttttacttatctattgtttacttaacacttatttttcttaaaactgcattgttggttaagggcttgtatgtaagcatttcactgtaaggtcaatacctgttgtattcggcgcatgtgacaaatacgatttgatttgatttgatttgactcaaggctgtaatcgctgccaaaggtgcttcaacaaagtactgagtaaagggtgtgaatactaatgtaaatgtgatatttccggaaatttataaaaaacagtttttgctttgtcattatggggtattgtgtgtagttattgtagttaTGGGGTATTGATGGTAAAATGTTGGCTGTTATAAGTACACATTTCATGATGATTGttgttttgcctttctaggaaCAGAAGACACCAAACTGCCAAGATGGCTGAGTAAGTATAGGCCAATTGGTTGACATGTTCACTCTTTCTGGGCTTGTAGTTGAAACCatttttaaaatattttgtttCCTTACAGAGAAAATTGGTTGTTTCATTTTGCTGAGTCATCACTTGCCATTGACTACAATGCATTATGAAAAAGTGTCTAAAGCATGTTGGAAAACGCTCCAAAACACTACAAACCAACTCATATTAAATCAGAATCCCATTCTGAATTGTCTCTGcactaaataaataaaacatttgtcCACTCTGCCATAAATCCATGTTTGAATGATTctgttttcaacaacaacaacaacaaaaatatgcaATTATGGAATTATGGGACAGTGGAAcacttaaaaaataaaatgtacagAGACATCATTCTGAATGGGATTCTGATGTAATATGAGTTGGTTTGGAGTGTTACTAAACCTGACTTTCCCTCCTTGGTCCAATAGCAAGAAAGGCAATGTGTCCTCAAGCCGTAAGCATACTCTGAAGGTAAGGAATCCCACTCAGCCCATCCTTTAATGTTTTGTTTTGCATAGAATAAAAAAACTTAAATAATGTATAGAAAATCATAATATAACATACCTTTTTATAAGGTAGTGAAACAAAGGGAGATATAGGTCAATTGTCTTATCAACTGTCAAAATATAAGTTGTCGTTATTTGTCTCCAGAGTTGTATGCTGGCTGTTGCTAAGGATTTGCTCGAAGCTGAAGCATTAGAGAAAGTTAAAGAGAGGGAGCAATACATGGACGAGAACTGCCCTCCTCTGGAGATTCCCCACTCCAAGGATGATTTGGTGGTATGATATTCAGATATTCACAGacattattaaaaaatatcaTACTTGCTTGATACAGTGTGCTGTATGAGTTGTGCTTCTATCAGGTTCAGCTGTACCAAGTAAGTTAAGGCATAAAAATAGGTATTATTTGCAGGTGGTAACATTTTCCTTTGTTGTATTCTTTCATTAGGACCTTTGCACAAAGATGTACAACAAAATCAATGTGATTGATGAGGAGAGATACAATTTAGAATACAAAGCAGTCATGGTTTGCAATGAGGTAAGCAACCCTCTTTTAATTGATTTATGTttcaatataaatatatatacagtgccttcagaaagtattcacaccccttgactttttccacattttgttgtgttacaaagtgggattaaaatggatttaattgtcattttttttgtcaatgatctacacaaaatactctgtaatttcaaagtggaagaaaaaatcTAACAATTGtagaacaaaacaaaaacacaccaaaaccatttacataagtattcacacgtTAGAATAACCTCTGGCAGCAATTACAGGTGTAAGTCTTTCTGCacatttttcttttttaaattcttcaagctctgtcaagttggttgttgatcattgctagacagccattttcaagtcttgccatagattttcaagctgatttaagtcaaaactgtaactaggcctcttggtaagcaactccagtgttttaggttattgtcctgctgaaaggtgaatttctctcccagtgtctgttgaaaagcagactgaaccaggttttcttgtaggattttgcctgtaggtagctctattccatttcatATTATGCAACAATAAAAAAAATCTCcttagtccttgccaatgacaagcatacccataacatgaggcagccatcaccatgcttgaaaatgtgaagagtggtactcagtgatatgttgtgttggatttgccccgacCAACGCCTTGTATTCAGGGCAtgaagttaatttctttaccacattttttgcagttttactttcgtgctttattgcaaacaggatgcatgttttggaatattttttattctgtacaggcttctttcttttcactctgacatttaggttagtactgtggagtaactacaatgttgctgatccattctcagttttctcctaacaCATCCATAAAACTCAAacttttttaaagtcaccattggcctcatgttgaaatcctTGAGcgctttccttcctctccgttgactatgttaggaaggacgcctgtatctttgtagtgactgggtgttttgatacaccatccaaagtgtaattaatagctTCACCATTAATAGCTCAAAGGGATATCCAgtgtctgttttttgttttttttacccatctacccttcttagtgaggcattggaaaacctccctggtctttgtggttgaatcagtgtttgtaattcactgctcgactgagggaccttacaattatatgtatatgtggggtacagagatgatgtacagtggcatgcgaaagtattcaaccccttggcatttatcctattttgttgccttacaacctggaattaaaattgatttttggggggtttgtatcatttgatttagacaacatgcctaccactttgaagatgcaaaatattttttttgtgaaacaaagaagaaataagacaaaacaacagaaaacttgagcgtgcataactattcacccccctcccccccgcaAAGTCAATActatgtagagccaccttttgcagcaattacagctgcaagtcttcttggggtatgtctctataagcttggcacatctagccactgggatttctgcccattcttcaaggcaaaactgctccagctccttcaagttggatgggttccactggtgtacagcaatctttaattcataccacagattctcaattggattgaggtctgggctttgactaggccattccaagacatttaaatgtttcccattaaaccactcgagtgttgctttagcagtatgcttagggtcattgtcctgctgaaaggtgaaactccgtcccagtctcaaatctctggaagactgaaacagttttccttcaagaatttctctgtatttagcgccatccatcattccttcaattctgaccagtttcccagtccctgccgatgaacaatgaaaaacatccccacagcatgatgctgccaccaccatgcttcactgtggggatggtgttctcggggtgatgagaggtgttgggtttgcggtttgttgtggtaccatattctttcaatttttttgtaatggatttaatggtgctccgtgggatgttcaaagtttcagatatttttttataacccaaccctgatctgtacttctccacaactttgtccctgacctgtttggagagctccttggtcttcatggtgccacttgcttgggaggccagtatgaaaaaaattaatatgtatgcactcacatactggatacacactcatacactggataagagtgtctgctaaatgactaaaaatgtaaaatgtaaacaatgtggtgccccttgcttagtggtgttgcagactctggggcctttcagaacaggtgtatatatactgagatcatttgacagatcatgtgacacttagattacacacagatggactttatttaactaattatgtgacttctgaaggtaattggttgcaccagatcttatttaggggcttcatagcaaagggggtgaatacatatgcatgcaccacatttccaaaatgtatttatttgacatttttgatacaagttatttttttcatttcactttaccaatttggactattttgtgtatgtccattacatgaaatccaaataaaaatccatttaaattacaggttgtaatgcaacaaaataggaaaaacgacaagggggatgaatactttgcaaggcactgtcttCAATCCCTCCTtatccccacttgcttcaagatgtccaccattgttcttgtacccaagaaagtgaaggtaactgaactaaattattATCACCCCGTAGCAATCActtcatgaagtgctttgagagactagttaaggatcatatcacctccaccttacccgacactgtagacccactacaatttgcctACCGCCAACAGATCCATtgatgacgcaatcgccatcacactgccctaaccCATCTGGACAAGcagaatacctatgtaagaatgcttttcatcgactacagctcagccttcaacaccatagtgccctccaaaatCATCACTAAGCTTGCTTGGGGGCATGGGTCTGAACCcaaccctgtgcaactgggtcctggacttcctgacgggccaaccccaggtggtgaaggtaggcaacaacacctccgccacgctgatcctcaacacggggaacccacaagggtgcgtgctcagccccctcctttacaccctgttcacccatgactttgTTGCCacacacgtctccaactcaatcatcaagtttgctgacgacacaacagtggtattcctgattaccaacaacaacgagacagcctacagggaggaggtcagggccctggcagagtgctaccaggaaaataatctctccctcaacgtcaacaaaacgaaggagctgattgtggacttcaggagacagcagagagagcacgcccccatccacatcaacagggccgcagtggagagggtgaaaatATTCAAGTTCTTCAGCATGCACATCACTGAAACCTCAAATGGACCATtcccacagacagtgtggtgaagaaggcacaacagcgcctctttaacttcaggaggctaaagaaatgtgGTTTTACCCCTAAAACCCTCATGAAATTCTACagagcaccattgagagcatcctgtcggtaTGCATCACTGCTGGTACGGCAATttcaccgtccgcaaccgcagggctttcCAGAAGGTGGTGTAGTCAGCCCAACGcttcaccgggggcacactgcctgccctcccggacatctacagcacccgctgTCACAgtaaggccaagaagatcattaagTACCTCAGCCACTCGAGCCACGgactgttcaccccgctaccatctagaaggcggagacagtacaggtgcatcaaagttgggaacgagagactgaaaaacagcttcaatctccaggtca
The sequence above is a segment of the Coregonus clupeaformis isolate EN_2021a chromosome 19, ASM2061545v1, whole genome shotgun sequence genome. Coding sequences within it:
- the LOC121531693 gene encoding troponin I, fast skeletal muscle, with product MADKKGNVSSSRKHTLKSCMLAVAKDLLEAEALEKVKEREQYMDENCPPLEIPHSKDDLVDLCTKMYNKINVIDEERYNLEYKAVMVCNEVIDLNIKIVDMRGKFKKPALKKVRMSADAMLQALLGSKHKVTMDLRSNLKQVKKDEKKEDKDLRDVGDWRKNIDDKAGMDGRKKMFQGDS